From the genome of Gracilinanus agilis isolate LMUSP501 chromosome 2, AgileGrace, whole genome shotgun sequence, one region includes:
- the NKX2-1 gene encoding homeobox protein Nkx-2.1 encodes MSMSPKHTTPFSVSDILSPLEESYKKVGMEGSNLGAPLAAYRQSQVAQPTMQQHPMGHNGTVTAAYHMTAAGVPQLSHTAMGGYCNGNLSNMSELPPYQETMRNSASATGWYGANADPRFPSISRFMGPTSGMNMSGMGGLGPLGDVSKNIAPLQSAPRRKRRVLFSQAQVYELERRFKQQKYLSAPEREHLASMIHLTPTQVKIWFQNHRYKMKRQAKDKAAQQQMQQDSGSCQQQQQSPRRVAVPVLVKDGKPCQAGSNAPSAAGLQGHQQQGSAAAAITVSSNGTSLSQHPNHQSSSAGQSPDLAQHSASPSSLQSQVSSLSHLNSSSSDYGAAMSCSTLLYGRTW; translated from the exons ATGTCGATGAGTCCAAAGCACACGACTCCTTTCTCTGTGTCTGACATCTTGAGTCCCCTGGAGGAAAGCTACAAGAAAGTGGGCATGGAGGGGAGTAACCTCGGGGCTCCGCTAGCGGCATACAGACAGAGTCAGGTAGCCCAACCGACTATGCAGCAGCATCCGATGGGTCACAACGGGACCGTGACTGCCGCCTACCATATGACTGCTGCTGGGGTCCCCCAGCTCTCGCACACCGCTATGGGGGGCTACTGCAACGGCAACCTCAGCAACATGAGCGAGCTGCCTCCCTACCAGGAGACCATGAGGAACAGCGCCTCGGCCACAGGCTGGTATGGGGCCAACGCGGACCCACGCTTCCCATCCA TCTCCCGCTTCATGGGCCCCACAAGCGGCATGAACATGAGCGGCATGGGAGGCCTGGGCCCTCTGGGGGACGTGAGCAAGAACATAGCTCCACTGCAGAGCGCGCCGAGGCGAAAGCGCCGGGTCCTCTTCTCCCAGGCGCAGGTGTACGAACTGGAGCGGCGCTTCAAGCAGCAAAAGTACCTGTCGGCTCCTGAGAGAGAACACCTGGCCAGCATGATCCACCTTACACCAACGCAAGTTAAAATCTGGTTCCAAAACCACCGCTACAAAATGAAGCGGCAGGCCAAGGACAAGGCCGCCCAACAGCAGATGCAGCAGGACAGCGGCTCCTGCCAACAACAGCAGCAGTCCCCGCGGAGAGTGGCAGTGCCGGTCTTGGTCAAGGATGGCAAGCCATGCCAGGCGGGCTCTAACGCCCCCAGTGCTGCTGGCCTCCAAGGCCACCAGCAGCAGGGGTCCGCGGCTGCGGCCATTACTGTGTCCAGCAACGGCACCAGCCTAAGCCAGCACCCGAACCACCAGTCTAGCAGCGCTGGCCAGTCCCCGGATCTGGCCCAGCACTCCGCCAGTCCTTCGTCCCTCCAAAGCCAAGTGTCCAGCTTGTCCCACCTGAACTCTTCGAGCTCGGACTATGGCGCTGCCATGTCCTGTTCTACCTTGCTTTACGGTAGGACCTGGTGA